A part of Bacillus thuringiensis genomic DNA contains:
- the cspA gene encoding RNA chaperone/antiterminator CspA produces the protein MAVTGQVKWFNNEKGFGFIEVPGENDVFVHFSAIETEGFKSLEEGQKVSFEIEEGNRGPQAKNVIKL, from the coding sequence ATGGCAGTAACAGGACAAGTAAAATGGTTTAACAACGAAAAAGGCTTCGGTTTCATCGAAGTTCCAGGCGAAAACGATGTATTCGTACATTTCTCTGCAATCGAAACTGAAGGTTTCAAATCTTTAGAAGAAGGTCAAAAAGTTAGCTTCGAAATCGAAGAAGGTAACCGTGGACCTCAAGCTAAAAACGTAATCAAACTATAA
- the gerPD gene encoding spore germination protein GerPD: MNLNVVNRELKVGQIKMNGVSSSALFLIGDANLLILSSILDTPFETVTEGPFVPLVTDVPPTPG; the protein is encoded by the coding sequence ATGAATCTTAACGTTGTAAATCGTGAATTAAAAGTCGGCCAGATTAAAATGAACGGTGTATCGTCATCCGCACTCTTTTTAATTGGGGATGCGAATCTCCTCATTCTATCTTCTATTCTTGATACACCATTTGAAACTGTTACAGAGGGGCCGTTTGTACCATTAGTCACGGATGTCCCTCCTACTCCAGGTTAA
- the addB gene encoding helicase-exonuclease AddAB subunit AddB: protein MSLRFVIGRAGSGKSTLCLHEVQEELKQRPRGETILYLVPEQMTFQTQQALIGSEDVRGSIRAQVFSFSRLAWKVLQEVGGASRLHIDEAGVHMLLRKIVESRKDGLSVFQKAAEQNGFFEHLGSMIAEFKRYNVTPSNVYEMWQQLDAHSSSAEQKLLANKVYDLQLLYDDFERALIGKYLDSEDYLQLLVEKLPQSEYVNRAEIYIDGFHSFSPQELEIVRQLMICGARVTITLTIDEKTLAQPVNELDLFYETTLTYEKIKQIAREEKIEIEKTIPLMEQPRFHSQALAHLETHYEARPNEKFHGEASVTISTAANLRAEVEGVAREIRRLVADEDYRYRDIAVLLRNGESYYDVMRTLFTDYNIPHFIDEKRPMSHHPLVECIRSTLEIISGNWRYDAVFRCVKTELLYPLDVRKETMREEMDEFENYCLAYGVQGKRWTSEDPWMYRRYRSLDDTDGMITDSEREMEEKINRLRDVVRTPVIRMQKRLKRAGTVRQMCEAVYLFLEELDVPKKLEALRIRAEESGDFLFATDHEQVWEEVMSLLDTFVEMLGEEKMSLSMFTDVMSTGLEALQFANIPPSLDQVLIANIDRSRLSNVKATFVIGVNEGVIPAAPMDEGMLSDEERDVLSVAGIELAPTTRQTLLEEQFVMYQMVTRATEKLYISCPLADEEGKTLLASSFIKKIKRMFPDVKDTFITNDVNDLSRSEQISYVATPEVTLSYVMQQLQTWKRYGFEGNLDFWWDVYNFYVTSDEWKQKSSRVLSSLFYRNRAQKLSTVVSRDLYGDTIKGSVSRMELFNRCAYAHFAQHGLSLRERDIFKLDAPDIGELFHAALKRIADRLLRENRTWADLSIKECEHLSAVVIEEIAPLLQRQILLSSNRHFYLKQKLQQIIFRTSIILREHAKSSGFVPVDLEVPFGMGGTGSLPPMEFSLPNGVKMEVVGRIDRVDKAEDESGTFLRIIDYKSSSKALDLTEVYYGLALQMLTYLDVVTSNAHTWMKKGHAASPAGVLYFHIHNPIVEVKGDASEAEIEKEILKKFKMKGLVLGDADVVRLMDNKLSTGSSDIISAGLKKDGSFSARSSIASEQEFNVLQKYVHHTFENIGKDITEGVIDIAPYKKGNKAACTFCNFKSVCQFDESLEDNQFRTLKEMKDSEAMEKIREEVGGE from the coding sequence ATGTCACTTCGATTTGTGATTGGTAGAGCGGGAAGTGGAAAAAGTACACTTTGTTTACACGAAGTGCAAGAAGAGTTAAAACAACGCCCGAGAGGGGAAACAATATTATATCTTGTGCCAGAACAGATGACATTCCAAACGCAGCAGGCGTTAATTGGTAGTGAGGATGTTAGAGGTTCTATTCGGGCACAAGTTTTTAGTTTTTCACGATTAGCATGGAAGGTACTGCAAGAAGTTGGCGGAGCGAGTCGTCTTCACATTGATGAAGCGGGCGTACATATGTTACTTCGTAAAATTGTAGAGTCTCGCAAAGACGGATTATCGGTGTTCCAAAAAGCAGCGGAGCAAAATGGTTTCTTTGAACATCTTGGTAGTATGATTGCAGAGTTTAAACGTTACAACGTGACGCCATCTAACGTATATGAAATGTGGCAACAATTAGATGCGCATAGTAGCAGTGCCGAACAAAAGCTATTAGCGAATAAAGTGTATGATTTACAACTATTATATGATGATTTCGAACGTGCTTTAATCGGAAAATATTTAGATTCAGAAGACTACCTACAATTGCTAGTGGAAAAGCTTCCACAGTCTGAATATGTAAATCGGGCTGAAATTTATATAGATGGATTTCATTCATTCTCCCCACAAGAGCTAGAAATTGTAAGACAGCTTATGATTTGTGGAGCGAGAGTTACGATCACGTTAACGATAGATGAAAAAACGTTAGCACAGCCAGTAAATGAGCTAGATTTATTTTATGAAACGACGTTAACGTATGAAAAAATAAAACAAATAGCACGTGAAGAGAAAATAGAAATTGAAAAAACAATTCCACTTATGGAACAACCGCGTTTTCATTCGCAAGCATTAGCACATTTAGAAACGCATTACGAAGCACGTCCAAATGAAAAGTTTCACGGAGAAGCAAGTGTCACAATTAGTACAGCAGCTAATTTACGAGCTGAAGTAGAAGGTGTCGCTCGTGAAATTCGTAGACTTGTGGCAGATGAAGACTATCGTTACCGAGATATTGCAGTTCTTCTTCGTAACGGAGAAAGTTATTACGATGTGATGCGAACGCTATTTACAGATTATAATATCCCACACTTCATCGATGAAAAACGCCCGATGTCACACCATCCGCTAGTAGAATGTATTCGTTCTACACTCGAGATTATTAGCGGGAATTGGCGTTATGATGCAGTGTTCCGCTGCGTGAAAACAGAGCTTTTATATCCGCTAGACGTAAGAAAAGAAACGATGCGCGAAGAGATGGATGAGTTTGAAAACTACTGTTTAGCGTACGGTGTACAAGGGAAGAGATGGACTTCTGAGGATCCGTGGATGTATCGTCGCTATCGTTCTCTTGACGATACAGACGGGATGATTACAGACAGTGAACGTGAAATGGAAGAGAAAATAAACAGGCTACGCGACGTTGTAAGAACGCCTGTTATTCGTATGCAAAAAAGACTGAAGCGTGCGGGAACAGTTAGGCAAATGTGCGAAGCAGTTTACTTATTTTTAGAAGAGCTTGACGTTCCGAAAAAATTAGAAGCATTACGTATTCGTGCAGAAGAGAGCGGAGATTTCTTATTTGCGACAGACCATGAGCAAGTATGGGAAGAAGTAATGAGTCTTCTTGATACGTTCGTTGAGATGCTTGGCGAAGAGAAAATGTCACTTTCTATGTTTACAGATGTTATGTCTACAGGTCTTGAGGCGCTTCAATTCGCAAACATTCCGCCGTCATTAGACCAAGTGTTAATTGCTAATATTGATCGTTCTAGATTATCAAATGTGAAAGCAACATTCGTCATTGGAGTGAATGAAGGTGTGATTCCGGCAGCACCTATGGATGAAGGGATGCTTTCTGATGAGGAAAGAGATGTTCTTAGCGTTGCAGGTATTGAACTTGCGCCAACGACGAGACAAACTTTATTAGAAGAACAGTTCGTTATGTACCAAATGGTAACGAGAGCAACTGAGAAATTATATATTTCATGCCCGCTCGCAGATGAGGAAGGGAAGACGTTACTAGCGTCTAGCTTTATTAAGAAAATAAAAAGGATGTTCCCTGATGTGAAAGATACATTTATTACGAATGACGTAAATGATTTATCACGTTCGGAACAAATTTCATACGTAGCAACGCCAGAAGTAACGTTGTCATATGTTATGCAGCAACTACAAACGTGGAAGCGATATGGATTTGAAGGGAATTTAGACTTTTGGTGGGATGTCTATAATTTCTACGTAACTTCAGATGAATGGAAACAAAAAAGCAGCCGCGTATTATCAAGCTTATTCTACCGAAATCGTGCGCAAAAGCTAAGTACAGTTGTAAGTAGAGATTTATACGGAGACACAATAAAAGGAAGCGTCTCTCGTATGGAACTATTTAACCGTTGCGCATATGCTCATTTCGCGCAGCACGGTTTATCCTTAAGAGAGCGTGATATTTTCAAACTGGATGCGCCAGATATCGGGGAACTATTCCATGCAGCGCTGAAGAGAATTGCAGACAGGCTATTACGTGAAAACCGTACTTGGGCGGATTTATCAATAAAAGAGTGTGAGCATCTTTCTGCTGTAGTAATAGAAGAAATTGCACCGTTATTACAAAGACAAATTTTATTAAGTTCAAATCGTCATTTCTACTTAAAACAAAAATTACAACAAATTATTTTCCGAACGTCAATCATTCTACGGGAACATGCGAAGTCGAGTGGTTTCGTACCAGTTGATTTAGAAGTGCCATTCGGTATGGGAGGTACAGGATCACTTCCACCGATGGAATTCTCATTACCAAATGGTGTAAAGATGGAAGTTGTCGGGCGTATTGACCGTGTTGATAAGGCAGAAGATGAAAGCGGAACGTTCCTACGAATTATTGACTATAAATCAAGCTCAAAAGCGTTAGATTTAACGGAAGTGTATTACGGATTAGCACTTCAAATGTTAACGTATTTAGATGTTGTTACTTCAAATGCACATACGTGGATGAAAAAAGGCCACGCAGCATCACCAGCGGGTGTATTGTACTTCCATATTCATAACCCGATCGTTGAGGTGAAAGGTGACGCATCTGAAGCAGAAATTGAAAAGGAAATTTTGAAGAAATTTAAAATGAAAGGTCTCGTACTAGGAGACGCTGACGTTGTTCGCTTAATGGATAACAAACTTTCAACAGGAAGCTCAGATATTATTTCTGCTGGTCTGAAAAAAGACGGTAGCTTTAGTGCGCGTTCGAGTATTGCCAGTGAGCAAGAGTTTAACGTACTGCAAAAATATGTACACCATACGTTTGAAAATATCGGAAAAGATATTACAGAAGGTGTGATCGATATTGCCCCTTACAAAAAGGGGAATAAAGCGGCGTGTACGTTCTGTAACTTCAAATCTGTTTGTCAGTTCGATGAATCACTTGAAGATAACCAGTTCCGTACGTTAAAAGAGATGAAAGATAGCGAAGCGATGGAGAAAATTAGAGAGGAGGTTGGCGGAGAATGA
- the addA gene encoding helicase-exonuclease AddAB subunit AddA, with protein sequence MIENWPKKPEGSQWTDDQWKAVVANGRDILVAAAAGSGKTAVLVERIIKKIINEEDPVDVDRLLVVTFTNAAAQEMKNRVGEALEKVLIDEPGSQHIRKQLSLLNKASISTIHSFCLQVIRGYYYMLDVDPRFRIANQTENELLKEEVLDDILEAEYGIEDNTIFFELVDRYTSDRSDDDLQRMILALHTESRAHPNPEKWLDKLVKAYDVEGKTIEDLVYASYLLEDVKFQLETAEAHIRKATELAMLPDGPAPRVETLQADATLLRTLSSAACESWTSVYEAMQNVSWQTLKRIKKSDYNEDVVKQVDSLRNKAKDEVKKLQEELFSRKPESFLRDFQDMHPVLEKLVQLVKVFTERFQAMKRDKGMVDFTDLEHFCLQILSEQSESGEMKPSAVALQYRNKFAEVLVDEYQDTNFVQESIIKFVTKDSESEGNLFMVGDVKQSIYRFRLAEPGLFLGKYKRFTQEGLAGGMKIDLAKNFRSRHEVLAGTNFIFKQIMGEEVGEIDYDADAELKLGASYPIGEDVAAELLCIQQTEEEVQDGEEGTEVEKAQLEARLMAQRIKAMVDSGYEVYDRKNDSMRPVQYRDFVILLRSMPWAPQIMEELKLQGIPVYADLATGYFEATEVNIMMNVFRVIDNPMQDIPLAAVLRSPIVGLNDEELATLRAHGKKGSFYEVMSSFLKGAPLEEEQELHDKLEWFYNLLQGWREFARQQSLSDLIWKVYGETGYYDFVGGLPAGKQRQANLRVLYDRARQYEATSFRGLFRFLRFIERILERGDDMGTARALGEQEDVVRTMTIHKSKGLEFPVVFVAGLGRRFNTQDLMKRFLLHKDFGFGSQFIDPRKRIKYTTLSQLAIKRKMKMELIAEEMRVLYVALTRAKEKLILIGTVKDANKEMEKWLDAREHSDWLLPDHIRAGASCYLDWIAPSLYRHRDSEMLLELGQGSIPGEIYDYDMSWKVEVVDGKTLLAPEPVQEEKQELLEALREKKAVPLQSERKDEVYDRLMWKYGYEEATSHRAKQSVTEIKRNYQSEEGSDNAFIKKLRAPIRTRPRFMEKKGLTYAERGTAVHAVMQHVDLKKPITEEVIREQIAGMVNKELLTFEQAEEIAIEKVISFFDSDLGKRVLAAKSVEREVPFTMMLAAEEAYQDWQGKSDETILVQGVIDCMIEEEDGITLIDFKTDTIEGKFPGGFDQAKTILEDRYKVQLSLYAKALEKSLQHPVKEKCLYFFDGNHVVKVEE encoded by the coding sequence ATGATTGAAAATTGGCCTAAAAAACCAGAAGGTAGTCAGTGGACAGATGACCAGTGGAAAGCCGTTGTAGCGAACGGACGTGATATTTTAGTTGCAGCAGCAGCTGGATCAGGGAAAACAGCAGTATTAGTTGAACGTATTATTAAAAAGATTATAAATGAAGAAGATCCAGTCGATGTCGACCGCCTGCTCGTTGTAACATTTACAAATGCAGCGGCGCAAGAGATGAAAAACAGAGTTGGGGAAGCGTTAGAAAAAGTATTGATTGATGAGCCAGGATCGCAGCACATCAGAAAGCAGCTGAGCCTATTAAATAAAGCTTCTATTTCGACAATCCATTCATTTTGTTTACAAGTCATTAGAGGATACTACTACATGCTTGATGTTGATCCTCGTTTCCGCATTGCGAATCAAACGGAAAATGAATTGTTAAAAGAAGAAGTATTAGATGACATATTAGAAGCAGAGTATGGAATTGAAGATAATACGATATTCTTTGAACTCGTTGATCGTTATACGAGTGATCGTAGTGATGATGACTTACAGCGTATGATTTTAGCGCTTCATACAGAATCAAGAGCGCATCCAAATCCGGAAAAATGGCTCGATAAATTAGTAAAAGCATACGACGTAGAAGGAAAGACAATTGAAGATTTAGTGTATGCTTCTTATCTATTAGAAGATGTGAAATTTCAGCTTGAAACAGCAGAGGCGCATATTCGTAAAGCGACTGAACTCGCAATGCTTCCTGACGGTCCGGCGCCCCGTGTTGAAACCTTGCAAGCAGATGCAACTTTACTTAGAACGTTATCGTCAGCTGCTTGTGAGTCATGGACAAGTGTGTATGAAGCGATGCAAAATGTATCGTGGCAAACGTTAAAGCGCATTAAGAAAAGTGATTACAACGAGGATGTTGTAAAACAAGTAGACTCTCTTCGTAATAAAGCGAAAGATGAAGTGAAAAAATTACAAGAAGAGTTATTTAGCCGCAAACCTGAAAGTTTCTTACGAGATTTTCAAGATATGCACCCTGTATTGGAAAAGCTTGTTCAACTTGTAAAAGTATTTACAGAGCGTTTCCAAGCGATGAAGCGGGATAAAGGAATGGTCGATTTCACAGATTTAGAGCATTTCTGTTTACAAATTTTAAGTGAACAAAGTGAAAGTGGTGAAATGAAGCCATCAGCAGTAGCGCTTCAATATCGTAATAAATTTGCTGAAGTATTAGTCGATGAATATCAGGATACGAACTTTGTGCAGGAATCCATTATTAAATTCGTAACGAAAGATTCTGAGAGTGAAGGGAACTTGTTCATGGTTGGCGACGTAAAACAGTCGATTTATCGTTTCCGACTAGCAGAACCAGGCTTATTCCTAGGAAAGTATAAACGCTTTACGCAAGAAGGATTAGCCGGCGGAATGAAGATTGACTTAGCGAAAAATTTCCGTAGTCGTCATGAAGTGTTAGCAGGAACGAACTTCATCTTCAAACAAATTATGGGTGAAGAAGTTGGGGAAATCGATTACGATGCTGACGCTGAATTAAAGCTAGGTGCTAGCTATCCAATAGGTGAAGATGTAGCAGCTGAACTATTATGCATTCAGCAAACTGAAGAAGAAGTGCAAGACGGAGAAGAAGGTACCGAAGTAGAAAAAGCGCAGCTTGAAGCTCGTCTTATGGCGCAGCGCATCAAAGCGATGGTCGATTCAGGTTATGAAGTGTATGACCGTAAAAATGATAGTATGCGCCCTGTACAATACCGCGACTTCGTTATTTTACTTCGTTCGATGCCGTGGGCGCCGCAAATTATGGAAGAGTTAAAGCTGCAAGGAATTCCAGTATACGCTGATCTTGCGACTGGTTACTTTGAAGCAACAGAAGTAAATATTATGATGAATGTATTTCGCGTGATTGATAATCCAATGCAAGATATTCCGCTTGCCGCCGTACTTCGTTCGCCAATCGTTGGACTAAATGATGAAGAACTTGCGACGCTTCGTGCTCACGGAAAGAAAGGTTCGTTTTATGAAGTAATGAGCTCATTCTTAAAAGGGGCACCGCTTGAAGAAGAACAAGAATTACATGATAAATTAGAGTGGTTCTATAACTTACTGCAAGGATGGCGTGAATTTGCGCGCCAACAGTCTCTTTCTGATTTGATTTGGAAAGTGTACGGTGAGACAGGTTATTACGACTTTGTCGGCGGTTTACCAGCTGGAAAGCAAAGGCAGGCAAACTTACGCGTACTATATGACCGCGCAAGGCAATATGAAGCAACATCGTTTAGAGGGTTATTCCGCTTCTTACGCTTTATTGAGCGTATTTTAGAACGCGGTGATGATATGGGTACGGCGAGAGCTTTAGGTGAACAAGAAGATGTCGTTCGTACTATGACGATTCATAAAAGTAAAGGACTTGAGTTCCCAGTCGTGTTTGTTGCGGGACTAGGTCGCCGTTTTAATACACAAGACTTAATGAAACGTTTCTTACTGCATAAAGACTTCGGTTTCGGTTCACAGTTTATCGACCCGCGTAAACGAATTAAATATACGACATTATCGCAACTAGCAATTAAGCGTAAAATGAAAATGGAATTAATCGCGGAAGAAATGCGCGTATTATACGTAGCGTTAACGCGTGCAAAAGAAAAGCTAATTTTAATCGGAACAGTTAAGGATGCAAATAAAGAAATGGAAAAATGGCTCGATGCAAGGGAGCATAGTGACTGGTTATTACCTGATCACATTCGTGCCGGAGCGTCTTGTTATTTAGATTGGATTGCACCTTCATTATATAGACATCGTGATAGTGAAATGCTTCTTGAATTAGGACAAGGAAGCATTCCAGGTGAAATTTATGACTATGATATGAGCTGGAAAGTAGAAGTTGTTGACGGCAAAACGTTACTCGCACCAGAACCGGTTCAAGAAGAGAAACAAGAATTACTAGAAGCACTTCGTGAGAAAAAAGCGGTTCCGCTACAAAGTGAACGAAAAGATGAAGTATACGACAGATTAATGTGGAAGTACGGATATGAGGAAGCAACATCTCACCGTGCGAAACAGTCTGTTACAGAAATAAAGAGAAATTATCAATCTGAAGAAGGCAGCGATAATGCCTTTATTAAAAAACTACGTGCGCCAATTAGAACACGTCCTCGTTTCATGGAGAAAAAAGGATTAACGTACGCTGAAAGAGGTACGGCAGTTCACGCTGTTATGCAGCATGTTGATTTGAAGAAGCCGATTACAGAAGAAGTGATTCGAGAGCAAATTGCCGGAATGGTAAATAAGGAATTATTAACATTCGAACAAGCTGAAGAAATAGCAATTGAAAAAGTGATTTCATTCTTTGACAGTGACCTAGGTAAGAGGGTATTAGCGGCGAAAAGTGTTGAGCGTGAAGTACCATTTACGATGATGCTTGCAGCAGAAGAGGCGTATCAAGATTGGCAAGGTAAGAGTGACGAAACGATACTTGTCCAAGGGGTTATCGACTGCATGATTGAAGAGGAAGATGGTATCACTTTAATCGATTTTAAAACGGATACGATTGAAGGGAAGTTCCCAGGTGGATTTGATCAAGCGAAAACGATTTTAGAAGATCGATATAAAGTGCAGCTTTCGTTATATGCAAAGGCACTTGAGAAAAGCTTGCAACATCCTGTGAAAGAGAAATGCTTATACTTCTTTGATGGCAATCATGTTGTAAAAGTTGAGGAATAG
- a CDS encoding competence protein ComK, with translation MESKVERYVENYVVNKKTMALLPVILSEKKIVTRVVEMEDSFFVFQKPLDIIERSCRKHGSSFLGRKEGTKELTHITHKAPIAISPTDQLYFFPTYSYSRKECAWLSHFYIESNKELKDGNVIVRFINGFAVKLEISKSSFENQQNRTAKLRTEYEDRRKKQGNPSFKLIDKNEESRLTPAYEKVYVVKEGEV, from the coding sequence ATGGAAAGTAAAGTAGAGCGTTATGTTGAAAACTATGTTGTAAATAAAAAAACAATGGCCTTACTTCCTGTTATTCTAAGTGAAAAGAAAATTGTTACACGAGTTGTTGAGATGGAAGATTCTTTTTTCGTATTTCAAAAGCCACTAGATATTATAGAAAGAAGTTGCCGCAAGCATGGCTCTAGTTTCTTAGGCAGAAAAGAAGGAACGAAAGAGTTAACTCATATTACACATAAAGCACCAATTGCGATTAGTCCAACAGATCAACTTTATTTTTTCCCTACTTATTCTTACTCTAGAAAAGAGTGCGCTTGGTTGTCGCATTTTTATATTGAAAGCAATAAAGAGTTAAAAGATGGAAATGTCATTGTTAGATTTATAAATGGCTTTGCTGTGAAATTAGAAATATCAAAAAGTAGTTTTGAAAATCAACAAAATCGTACAGCGAAATTGCGTACTGAATATGAAGATCGTAGAAAAAAACAAGGAAATCCTTCCTTCAAATTAATTGATAAAAATGAGGAATCTAGATTAACACCAGCATATGAGAAAGTGTATGTTGTGAAAGAAGGCGAAGTTTGA
- the lepB gene encoding signal peptidase I, protein MKKTLKKEGIEWIRTILIGVLLAVFFRTFFFSTYVVEGKSMMPTLQDGNMLVVNKVSYQVGDLNRFDVVVFHANKKEDYVKRIIGLPGDQIEYKHDKLYINGQFVDEPYLEAYKKETNGRQLTGDFTLEELTKEKFVPPGYIFVVGDNRLGSWDSRHFGFVKADTVVGKVDLRYWPIQEVQTNFSKG, encoded by the coding sequence ATGAAGAAAACTTTGAAAAAAGAAGGCATAGAGTGGATACGAACAATTTTAATTGGTGTATTATTAGCTGTATTTTTTCGAACGTTTTTCTTTTCAACGTACGTTGTAGAGGGGAAGTCAATGATGCCGACATTGCAAGATGGCAATATGCTCGTTGTAAATAAGGTGAGTTATCAAGTAGGGGATTTGAACAGGTTTGATGTTGTTGTGTTTCATGCGAATAAAAAAGAGGATTATGTAAAACGAATTATCGGTTTACCTGGGGATCAAATTGAATATAAGCATGATAAACTATATATAAACGGACAATTTGTGGATGAACCTTATTTAGAGGCGTATAAGAAAGAGACAAATGGGAGGCAACTAACAGGTGATTTTACATTAGAAGAATTAACGAAAGAGAAGTTTGTACCACCTGGATACATTTTTGTAGTAGGTGATAACCGCCTTGGGAGCTGGGATAGTAGACACTTTGGATTTGTAAAAGCTGATACAGTTGTCGGTAAAGTTGATTTACGATATTGGCCAATTCAAGAGGTGCAGACAAATTTTTCAAAAGGTTGA
- a CDS encoding RNA polymerase alpha subunit C-terminal domain-containing protein has protein sequence MATEKTLRTCEKGHEYYKSSNCPTCPACEKEKKPTTGFLSLLSSPARNALQHHGIHTIEELSKYSEKEILKLHGMGPASLPKLRKALEESGLSFK, from the coding sequence ATGGCAACGGAAAAAACGTTAAGAACGTGTGAAAAAGGACATGAATACTATAAAAGTAGCAATTGTCCAACTTGCCCAGCTTGTGAGAAAGAAAAGAAACCAACAACAGGATTTCTTTCACTTCTTTCATCACCAGCACGAAATGCGTTGCAACATCATGGAATTCACACTATAGAAGAACTCTCAAAGTATAGTGAAAAAGAAATTTTAAAACTACATGGCATGGGACCAGCATCTTTGCCGAAGCTTAGAAAAGCTTTGGAGGAGAGCGGATTATCATTTAAATAA
- a CDS encoding TVP38/TMEM64 family protein, protein MDFQTIKEYFSPENMDHIVESYKAFGPLLGIGLPMIEALIPALPLIVFVLANAVAFGFWLGFLYSWLGSVMGALLVFFIIRHFGRSRFFSFVNKHERVRKAMGWIERKGFAPIFVIFCFPFTPSALINVVAGLSRISVKQFGLALAFGKLVMIFILTYIGHDLMSFIHNPVKSVIVAIGIFILWYVGKKIEVKLELQ, encoded by the coding sequence ATGGATTTTCAGACAATCAAAGAGTATTTTTCACCGGAAAATATGGATCATATTGTTGAGAGTTATAAAGCGTTCGGACCACTTCTTGGTATTGGTTTACCGATGATAGAAGCGTTGATTCCGGCATTGCCACTCATCGTATTTGTACTGGCAAATGCTGTTGCATTTGGATTTTGGCTCGGTTTTCTTTATTCTTGGCTTGGATCAGTAATGGGTGCCTTACTTGTTTTTTTCATTATCCGCCATTTTGGTCGAAGTCGTTTCTTTTCTTTTGTAAATAAGCATGAGAGAGTACGAAAGGCCATGGGATGGATTGAAAGAAAAGGGTTCGCACCGATTTTCGTCATCTTTTGTTTTCCGTTTACACCGTCTGCGCTTATAAATGTTGTCGCTGGTCTATCTCGCATTAGTGTAAAACAGTTTGGCCTTGCGCTCGCGTTCGGAAAACTTGTGATGATTTTTATTTTAACGTATATCGGTCATGATTTAATGTCATTTATTCATAATCCGGTGAAATCAGTCATTGTAGCGATTGGCATTTTTATTTTATGGTATGTTGGTAAAAAAATCGAAGTAAAGTTAGAACTACAGTAA
- the gerPF gene encoding spore germination protein GerPF translates to MPSVVGNLVVQNSNGSFNLGDFYNVSPKENTKAYNGSGASNVGFVVNTFSGVSATNTFDSDVADQDQIGTA, encoded by the coding sequence ATGCCTTCCGTTGTTGGAAATCTCGTCGTTCAAAACAGTAACGGTTCTTTTAATTTAGGGGATTTTTATAACGTATCTCCGAAAGAAAATACGAAAGCTTATAATGGATCCGGAGCTTCCAATGTTGGATTTGTCGTAAACACTTTTAGCGGCGTTAGTGCAACAAATACGTTTGATTCTGATGTGGCCGATCAAGATCAGATTGGAACAGCGTAA
- a CDS encoding spore germination protein GerPE gives MLHHVSVVQNVSIISLGITAVFQVGDANQMELKSRALAVHREIPCYIKGEGRLDAFAIFTDEHVTIPKRTTDVKLNIVNECPFIEVNDVELRTLLNSGCFQIGNVDYVFNNSRIMQIRQYITDEPSAQ, from the coding sequence ATGTTACATCATGTGTCCGTTGTTCAAAATGTTTCTATTATTTCTTTAGGAATTACTGCCGTGTTTCAAGTTGGAGACGCGAATCAAATGGAGTTAAAAAGTAGGGCTCTTGCCGTCCACAGGGAAATTCCTTGTTATATAAAAGGCGAAGGTCGCTTAGATGCATTTGCAATTTTTACAGATGAACATGTCACAATCCCAAAACGAACGACAGATGTAAAATTAAATATTGTAAATGAATGTCCTTTTATTGAAGTGAATGACGTTGAATTACGAACACTTTTAAATTCTGGTTGCTTTCAAATTGGAAATGTTGATTATGTTTTTAATAACTCTCGTATTATGCAAATTCGCCAATATATTACGGATGAACCTTCCGCTCAATAA